From the genome of Uranotaenia lowii strain MFRU-FL chromosome 1, ASM2978415v1, whole genome shotgun sequence, one region includes:
- the LOC129739388 gene encoding intraflagellar transport protein 172 homolog: MQLKFMKSIVEAQDYLYRVAGMCWSPNNQKLAVATADRTILLFDENGERRDKFSTKPGDPNAGKSSYVIRGIAFSPDSNRLAVAQSDNIVYVYKLGESWNEKKVICNKFPQGAAVTCVTWLAGGLIIAGLEDGKVRSLHCKNNKSKTLYGAESLVVALAPNCRGTGLLSGHEDGSVIKFYIIEEPGESSGRILQHPVAPVSLAWPQSGIFVSGCDKKICFYDTLGRLTRTFDYTRDDLEREFTVAASSPNGQAVAVGSFDRIRIFSWSPRQNTWTEALCKSIPNLYTVTALAWRKDGSRLTVGSLCGAVLGYESVLRRTIWQDKFELTFVAPSQVLLKSLHEPFHTMIVESQLGLEIDDVRIMGKDNYLVGRTEDSLILCDLIRALTSEIPWIATGRHERFYFENPTVALIFNAGELSLVEYGENFILGSVRTEFVNPHVISVRLNERGNSKNNKKLAYLLDMKTVCVVDLMLQSTISQITHDSKIDWLELSETGHKLLFRDKKMRLLLVDIATGKKQTLLAKVAFVQWVPSSDVAIAQSDSNLAIWYNIDLPEHVTILPVRGDVFDVIREEGKTEVHTREGASEHVYHLDEGLVEFGTAVNDSDFGRAIFYLESLGDTPAAKAMWHNLASIALAQQNLWVAQRCYAALENASKTFYIGEMIKIAEKYEETTSSPGMTCPEVRARMALLGGDLRSAERIYIEQGDIEAALDMYKKLRRWDDAIKLAERRGYHGLTELKEQQMEYLLNTNQEERAGEVLEERGEKDKAMTLYMKANKPVKAVKLALKTPHLLSNENIVTRISASLVKAELFELAAELAHRIGQQETAIGLYRKGGAYARAIDLARFVSPDEVTSLEEEWGDWLVSKRQLDASISHYIEAGCTVKALEAAVGAKQWRKAVQIAKVVDDPEEIRKYAVELAEHLCLIGDVKTAEELLIRAEMFKEAVNLLNKHGQWEKAYDIAEQFLDVGEVHDLFIELAKGLEKEGKYRDAEKVLLTVNEPDIAINMYKEQEMYDSMIRLVERYHKNLLEQTHSSLARQLESKGRLKNAEVHFLAAGDWKSAVHMYCSANKWEDAHRVAKQKGGDGASNQVAFMWAKSLPIEGAARLLTKMNLIDNSIAYACEAGQFDFALDLCKASGKSSDEVHLKIAMALEDDGKFTEAEAEFLLANKPKEAIMMHTHSGDWKSALRVAEQYLPEATKEVLLSQAASALESRNYPEYEALMIRADRLDLILEHYKEYNMLTEALRIAKEYVPSALPEIQKLYAKVNRGSGSNDSRYLLQKVSEFARAEEFKKAAECLLQINETNADEATIGRALLRAAEICNQFLEGPDAMEIARELGPRLIDINQIGPAAQLYLAAELPREAVDVFIKTDNWNKARRLAKEIDPQLVAYVEAQQKSRLRNQGNVEQLADIDIVGALDLLAEQGQWTRCIEKAKQHSVPVLQKYLAQYSAQLIRDGDCVAALNLYLEHGVPPVAQNFNIYNRIALECFALREPDGIHVWKNLRNFLLNLVQALRGSDQADADTSDRFEQLLMIAHYYSTRAACRQAPALQSIAVKISVAILRHTDIIPCDKGYYEAGMDLRGLGRESEAFVILNHYLDVCEAIEEGSGNLVDHSDLSSTDFPSSVPIPAELHLRNELNLHEEIREWVLAVSMDQKVDQVLPTDDRNLFESSLGISDQACLVSGYPVMGRQPVIFQRTHRLANRDAWSKLTVAARMAPQTDIPNVIEFIEKWCGPANFLSG; this comes from the exons ATGCagttaaaattcatgaaatccATAGTTGAAGCCCAG GACTATCTGTATCGAGTGGCGGGCATGTGCTGGTCCCCGAATAACCAGAAACTGGCAGTGGCGACCGCCGATCGTACAATTTTGCTGTTCGATGAAAACGGGGAACGGCGGGATAAATTTTCGACCAAACCGGGGGATCCTAATGCCGGAAAAAGTTCTTACGTTATTCGAGGGATTGCTTTTAGTCCGGATTCGAATCGGCTGGCAGTAGCTCAAAGTGACAACATTGTGTACGTTTATAAACTGGGTGAATCTTGGAATGAGAAAAAGGTCATCTGTAATAAGTTTCCGCAGGGAGCGGCCGTAACGTGTGTAACTTGGTTGGCAGGAGGACTGATCATCGCTGGCTTGGAGGACGGGAAAGTACGGTCGTTACACTGCAAGAACAACAAATCGAAAACTCTATATGGGGCAGAGAGCTTGGTGGTTGCCTTGGCGCCCAACTGTAGAGGAACTGGACTTTTGTCTGGTCATGAAGATGGTTCGGTTATCAAGTTCTACATAATAGAGGAACCAGGGGAGTCTTCCGGAAGGATCTTACAGCATCCGGTGGCTCCGGTATCATTAGCATGGCCTCAAAGTGGAATATTTGTCAGTGGATGTGACAAGAAGATTTGTTTCTATGATACTCTTGGACGTTTAACGCGCACTTTCGATTACACTCGTGATGATTTGGAACGAGAATTCACTGTAGCGGCTTCAAGTCCAAATGGCCAAGCCGTTGCCGTTGGAAGCTTTGATCGTATCAGAATCTTCTCTTGGAGTCCTCGTCAGAATACCTGGACTGAAGCTCTGTGCAAAAGTATCCCAAATCTCTATACAGTTACCGCCCTAGCTTGGAGAAAAGATGGATCTCGATTAACTGTGGGATCACTTTGTGGAGCAGTATTAGGTTACGAATCGGTGCTTCGGCGAACCATCTGGCAAGACAAGTTCGAGCTGACCTTTGTAGCCCCAAGTCAAGTGTTACTCAAATCTCTCCACGAGCCGTTTCACACTATGATAGTGGAATCTCAGCTAGGTCTGGAAATCGACGATGTTCGGATCATGGGCAAAGACAACTATTTGGTGGGTCGAACCGAAGACTCCCTAATACTGTGTGATCTCATCCGAGCTCTAACAAGTGAGATCCCTTGGATTGCAACCGGTCGCCATGAGCGATTTTACTTCGAGAATCCAACTGTGGCCTTAATTTTCAACGCAGGAGAACTCTCGTTGGTTGAGTATGGAGAAAATTTCATTCTCGGCTCAGTGAGAACAGAATTTGTCAATCCTCACGTTATATCTGTCCGTCTCAACGAACGTGGGAActcaaaaaacaacaagaaaCTTGCCTACCTGTTAGACATGAAAACAGTATGCGTTGTAGATCTCATGTTGCAATCAACCATATCGCAAATAACTCACGATTCCAAGATCGATTGGCTTGAGCTGAGCGAAACTGGACATAAACTTTTGTTTCGCGATAAGAAAATGAGACTATTACTGGTGGATATTGCTACAGGTAAGAAGCAAACCCTGCTAGCTAAAGTTGCTTTTGTCCAGTGGGTCCCTTCTAGTGATGTTGCCATAGCTCAGAGCGACTCCAACTTAGCTATCTGGTACAACATTGACTTACCGGAACACGTGACCATTCTTCCGGTACGGGGTGACGTATTCGATGTGATACGGGAGGAAGGAAAAACAGAAGTTCATACCCGAGAAGGCGCATCAGAGCATGTTTATCATTTGGACGAAGGATTGGTGGAATTCGGAACGGCCGTCAATGACAGTGACTTCGGTAGGGCTATCTTCTACCTTGAATCATTGGGGGATACTCCTGCTGCCAAGGCAATGTGGCATAATTTGGCTTCGATTGCGCTAGCTCAACAGAATTTGTGGGTAGCGCAGAGGTGCTATGCAGCATTGGAGAATGCTTCCAAGACCTTCTACATCGGAGAGATGATAAAAATAGCTGAGAAGTACGAAGAGACCACTAGTAGTCCGGGAATGACTTGCCCGGAGGTAAGAGCACGGATGGCCTTACTAGGAGGGGATTTGAG ATCAGCCGAACGCATCTACATCGAACAGGGTGACATTGAAGCGGCCTTGGATATGTACAAGAAGCTGCGACGTTGGGATGACGCCATCAAACTGGCCGAACGTAGGGGCTATCATGGGCTAACCGAGCTGAAAGAACAGCAAATGGAGTATCTGCTAAACACCAACCAAGAGGAGAGAGCGGGTGAAGTGCTGGAGGAACGTGGAGAAAAAGACAAAGCGATGACGTTGTACATGAAGGCAAACAAACCTGTAAAGGCGGTAAAGTTGGCTCTGAAAACACCACATCTGCTGTCAAATGAGAACATAGTGACACGCATTTCCGCATCGCTGGTAAAGGCTGAACTGTTTGAACTGGCAGCGGAACTAGCTCATCGTATCGGGCAGCAAGAAACTGCAATTGGGTTGTATCGTAAGGGAGGAGCTTATGCACGGGCTATTGATTTGGCGCGGTTTGTTTCACCGGATGAAGTTACCAGTTTGGAAGAGGAATGGGGCGATTGGTTAGTATCGAAAAGGCAGTTGGATGCATCGATTAGTCATTATATTGAAGCAGGTTGCACTGTTAAAGCTTTGGAAGCAGCAGTCGGTGCAAAACAGTGGAGGAAAGCGGTGCAAATAGCTAAAGTTGTTGATGATCCAGAGGAAATACGGAAGTATGCCGTTGAGCTAGCAGAGCATTTGTGTTTGATTGGAGATGTGAAGACAGCAGAAGAGTTATTAATTCGGGCTGAAATGTTCAAAGAGGCTGTGAATCTTTTGAATAAACATGGCCAATGGGAAAAGGCGTACGACATTGCAGAGCAGTTTTTGGATGTTGGTGAGGTACATGACTTGTTCATTGAGCTAGCTAAAGGTTTGGAAAAAGAAGGTAAGTACAGAGATGCAGAAAAGGTGTTGCTGACTGTCAATGAACCAGACATTGCTATAAACATGTATAAGGAGCAGGAGATGTATGATTCAATGATCAGGCTAGTTGAGCGTTACCACAAGAATTTGTTGGAGCAAACCCATTCGTCGTTGGCCAGGCAGTTGGAAAGCAAAGGTCGTTTAAAGAACGCCGAGGTTCACTTTTTAGCTGCTGGCGATTGGAAATCTGCCGTTCATATGTACTGCAGTGCTAATAAGTGGGAAGACGCGCATCGTGTAGCGAAACAAAAGGGAGGAGATGGAGCTTCGAATCAAGTTGCTTTTATGTGGGCAAAATCATTACCGATTGAGGGAGCTGCTAGGTTACTgactaaaatgaatttaattgaCAATTCCATAGCTTACGCTTGTGAAGCTGGGCAGTTCGACTTTGCACTAGATTTATGCAAAGCAAGTGGCAAGTCATCAGATGaagttcatttgaaaattgcCATGGCTTTAGAGGATGACGGAAAGTTCACTGAGGCGGAGGCTGAATTTCTTCTCGCAAACAAACCCAAAGAAGCGATCATGATGCACACTCATAGCGGAGATTGGAAATCTGCTTTGCGTGTGGCTGAACAGTATTTACCGGAAGCTACGAAAGAAGTGCTTCTAAGTCAAGCTGCTTCTGCATTGGAATCCAGGAATTATCCTGAATATGAAGCGCTCATGATAAGAGCCGATAGACTTGATTTGATTCTAGAGCATTACAAAGAGTATAATATGCTCACTGAAGCATTGCGGATTGCTAAAGAGTATGTTCCTTCTGCTTTGCCAGAGATACAGAAACTTTACGCAAAAGTAAATCGGGGAAGTGGATCAAACGATTCACGGTATTTGCTACAGAAAGTATCTGAATTCGCTAGAGCTGAAGAATTCAAAAAAGCAGCcgaatgtttgttacaaatcAATGAAACCAATGCTGATGAGGCCACCATCGGCCGTGCTCTTCTTCGAGCAGCTGAGATTTGTAATCAATTTTTGGAGGGGCCTGATGCCATGGAAATAGCACGAGAGCTAGGTCCCCGATTGATTGATATTAACCAGATTGGACCAGCTGCTCAGTTGTATCTGGCTGCAGAGTTGCCACGAGAGGCTGTTGACGTATTTATCAAAACCGATAACTGGAACAAAGCTCGGCGACTGGCTAAAGAAATCGATCCTCAGCTGGTCGCATACGTTGAGGCGCAACAGAAATCTCGCTTGAGAAACCAAGGAAACGTGGAACAGTTAGCAGACATTGACATCGTGGGAGCGCTGGATCTGCTAGCTGAGCAAGGTCAATGGACTCGTTGTATAGAGAAAGCTAAGCAACACAGCGTTCCGGTTTTACAGAAATATCTTGCCCAATACTCGGCTCAACTAATCCGTGATGGAGACTGCGTGGCAGCTTTGAACCTGTATCTGGAACATGGAGTACCGCCTGTAGCTCAGAATTTCAACATATACAACCGGATTGCGTTGGAGTGTTTTGCTCTGCGAGAGCCTGACGGAATTCATGTATGGAAGAATCTTCGTAACTTCCTCTTGAACTTGGTTCAAGCATTGCGTGGCTCTGATCAAGCAGATGCAGATACGAGCGATCGTTTTGAGCAGTTGCTGATGATAGCACACTACTATAGCACCAGGGCAGCCTGTCGTCAAGCACCCGCTTTGCAATCGATTGCTGTCAAAATATCCGTTGCAATTCTGCGCCACACGGACATCATTCCATGTGACAAGGGCTACTACGAAGCGGGAATGGATCTACGCGGATTGGGTCGAGAGTCGGAGGCATTTGTTATCCTGAACCATTACCTGGATGTATGCGAAGCGATCGAAGAAGGTTCCGGCAACCTGGTTGATCATTCTGACCTCTCATCCACGGATTTCCCCAGTTCGGTCCCGATTCCGGCGGAGCTGCATCTGAGAAATGAACTCAACTTGCACGAGGAAATCCGTGAGTGGGTGTTGGCTGTGAGCATGGATCAGAAGGTGGACCAGGTACTGCCTACCGATGATCGTAATTTGTTCGagtcaagtttgggtatttcgGATCAGGCATGTCTGGTCAGTGGTTATCCGGTAATGGGTCGGCAGCCAGTGA